From the Sinorhizobium garamanticum genome, one window contains:
- a CDS encoding IlvD/Edd family dehydratase, whose product MTDNKKSTRRLRSQDWFDNPEHLDLTALYLERFMNYGTTPEELRSGKPIIGVAQSGSDLNPCNRHHLELAKRLRDGIRDAGGIPIEFPTHPLFENCKRPTAALDRNLAYLGLVEILYGYPLDGVILTTGCDKTTPSALMAASTVDIPAIVFSGGPMLDGWNDGDLVGSGTVIWRSRRKYAAGEISREQFLEAALDSAPSVGHCNTMGTASTMNAMAEALGMSLTGCAAIPAAYRERGQMAYRTGRRAVELVLEDIKPSDILTREAFLNAIKVNSAIGGSTNAQPHLMAMAKHAGVTLNPDDWQVHGYDIPLLANVQPAGAYLGERFHRAGGVPAIMWELLKAGKIDGGLPTVTGKTMAENLEGRESDDREVIRPFAEPLRERAGFLVLKGNLFDFAIMKMSVVSDSFRKRYLEESGREGVFEGRAIVFDGSEDYHKRINDPSLDIDENCILVIRGAGPKGWPGSAEVVNMQPPDHLLKRGIMSLPTIGDGRQSGTADSPSILNASPESAAGGGLAWVRTGDTIRIDFNEGLCDMLVDDAEIERRKAGGIPKVPDDATPWQMIYRKTVTQLADGATIREADKFRQISKTPPRHNH is encoded by the coding sequence ATGACCGACAACAAGAAGTCCACCCGGCGGCTGCGCTCGCAGGACTGGTTCGATAACCCCGAGCACCTGGACCTGACCGCGCTCTATCTGGAACGGTTCATGAACTATGGCACCACACCGGAAGAGCTGCGGTCCGGCAAACCGATCATCGGCGTCGCCCAGTCCGGCAGCGACCTCAACCCCTGCAACCGCCACCATCTGGAGCTGGCGAAGCGCCTACGCGACGGCATCCGCGATGCGGGCGGCATTCCGATCGAGTTCCCGACCCATCCGCTGTTCGAGAACTGCAAGAGGCCGACGGCGGCGCTCGACCGCAACCTCGCCTATCTCGGACTGGTCGAGATCCTTTACGGCTATCCGCTCGACGGCGTGATCCTGACCACCGGCTGCGACAAGACCACCCCGTCGGCACTGATGGCCGCGTCGACTGTCGACATTCCGGCCATCGTCTTCTCCGGCGGACCGATGCTCGACGGCTGGAACGACGGAGACCTCGTCGGCTCCGGCACCGTGATCTGGCGTTCGCGCCGCAAGTATGCCGCCGGCGAAATAAGTCGCGAGCAGTTCCTCGAAGCGGCCCTCGATTCCGCTCCCTCGGTCGGCCATTGCAACACCATGGGCACGGCGTCCACGATGAACGCCATGGCCGAAGCGCTCGGCATGTCGCTGACCGGCTGTGCGGCGATTCCGGCAGCCTACCGGGAACGCGGCCAGATGGCCTATCGCACCGGCCGCCGCGCCGTTGAGCTGGTACTCGAAGACATCAAGCCGTCCGACATCCTGACGCGCGAGGCGTTCCTGAACGCGATCAAGGTCAACTCCGCCATCGGCGGCTCGACCAATGCCCAGCCGCATCTGATGGCAATGGCCAAGCACGCCGGAGTGACGCTCAACCCGGACGATTGGCAGGTTCATGGCTACGACATACCCCTGCTCGCCAATGTCCAGCCGGCGGGTGCCTATCTCGGCGAACGTTTCCACCGTGCCGGCGGTGTGCCCGCCATCATGTGGGAACTGCTCAAGGCCGGCAAGATCGACGGCGGCTTGCCGACGGTGACCGGAAAGACCATGGCAGAAAACCTCGAAGGCCGCGAATCCGACGACCGCGAAGTGATCAGGCCTTTTGCCGAACCGCTACGCGAGCGCGCGGGCTTCCTCGTCCTCAAGGGCAATCTCTTCGACTTCGCCATCATGAAGATGAGCGTCGTTTCCGACAGCTTCCGCAAGCGCTACCTGGAGGAGTCGGGACGCGAGGGCGTGTTCGAGGGTCGCGCCATCGTCTTCGACGGCTCTGAGGACTACCACAAGCGGATCAACGATCCCTCGCTCGACATCGACGAGAACTGCATCCTCGTGATCCGCGGCGCCGGTCCCAAGGGTTGGCCGGGCTCGGCCGAAGTGGTCAACATGCAGCCGCCGGATCACCTGCTGAAGCGCGGCATCATGAGCCTTCCGACGATCGGCGACGGCCGCCAGTCCGGCACGGCCGACAGCCCGTCGATCCTGAACGCCTCTCCCGAAAGCGCGGCCGGCGGCGGCCTTGCCTGGGTACGCACCGGCGACACCATCCGCATCGACTTCAACGAAGGCCTCTGCGACATGTTGGTCGACGATGCCGAGATCGAGCGCCGCAAGGCCGGGGGAATTCCGAAGGTACCGGATGACGCCACTCCCTGGCAGATGATCTACCGCAAGACCGTGACCCAGCTCGCCGACGGCGCGACGATCAGGGAGGCGGACAAGTTCCGTCAGATTTCCAAGACGCCGCCGCGCCACAACCACTGA
- a CDS encoding TRAP transporter small permease — protein MQKAIDRFYKVLEFLLIILLSGMAVMVFVNVVMRYAMNSGLTVSDELARYFFVWVTFIGAVVSFREHGHMGVETLVALFGRKGRVICMAVSNVVIIGVSAIFFWGTWKQFPINWSMSAPVTGLSMGFVYGIGFFTGAGCVIIALERLIRLLTGRVTEEELAAFAGENMSLEHLAERS, from the coding sequence GTGCAAAAGGCAATCGATCGATTCTACAAAGTCCTCGAATTCCTGCTGATCATCCTTCTTTCGGGGATGGCGGTCATGGTTTTCGTCAACGTCGTCATGCGCTACGCCATGAATTCCGGTCTGACCGTGTCGGATGAATTGGCGCGTTACTTCTTCGTCTGGGTGACCTTCATCGGCGCCGTGGTGTCGTTCCGAGAACACGGGCACATGGGCGTGGAGACCCTCGTGGCACTGTTTGGTCGCAAGGGTCGCGTTATCTGCATGGCCGTCAGCAACGTCGTGATCATCGGCGTTTCCGCCATCTTTTTCTGGGGCACCTGGAAGCAGTTCCCGATCAACTGGAGCATGAGTGCACCGGTGACGGGCCTGTCCATGGGCTTCGTTTACGGCATCGGCTTCTTCACGGGCGCCGGCTGCGTGATCATCGCCCTGGAACGCCTCATTCGCCTCCTGACCGGTCGCGTGACCGAGGAAGAACTTGCCGCCTTCGCCGGCGAAAACATGTCCCTCGAACATCTGGCCGAGCGTAGCTGA
- the denD gene encoding D-erythronate dehydrogenase yields MHILIIGAAGMVGRKLAARLANDGTLDGRAIDAMTLVDVVTPEAPAGFTGKAVIETVDLSSAGEAERLVAKRPDVIFHLAAIVSGEAELDFDKGYRINLDGTRYLLDAIRIAHGQDGYKPRVVFTSSIAVFGAPLPYPIPDEFHTTPLTSYGTQKAICELLLSDYSRRGFFDGIGIRLPTICIRPGKPNKAASGFFSNILREPLVGQEAVLPVSEDVRHWHASPRSAVGFLIHGATIDVEKVGPRRNLSMPGLSATVGEQIEALRRVAGEKAVSLIRREPDEMIMRMCAGWAPGFEAKRATELGFTAEKSFDEIIKVHIEDELGGKL; encoded by the coding sequence ATGCACATTCTGATCATCGGTGCCGCCGGCATGGTCGGTCGCAAGCTCGCGGCACGTCTTGCGAATGATGGAACCCTGGACGGTCGCGCCATTGACGCGATGACGCTGGTCGACGTCGTCACCCCGGAAGCGCCGGCGGGTTTCACCGGCAAGGCCGTCATTGAAACCGTCGACCTTTCGTCTGCCGGCGAAGCCGAGCGCCTCGTCGCCAAACGGCCGGACGTGATCTTCCACCTCGCCGCCATCGTATCGGGCGAAGCCGAACTCGACTTCGACAAGGGCTACCGCATCAACCTCGACGGCACCCGTTACCTGCTCGACGCGATCCGCATCGCCCACGGCCAGGACGGCTACAAGCCGCGTGTCGTCTTCACCTCGTCGATCGCCGTCTTCGGCGCTCCCCTGCCCTATCCGATTCCGGACGAGTTCCACACCACGCCGCTGACCAGCTACGGCACCCAGAAGGCCATTTGCGAACTCTTGCTGTCGGACTATTCGCGTCGCGGCTTCTTCGACGGCATCGGCATCCGCCTTCCGACCATCTGCATCCGTCCGGGTAAGCCGAACAAGGCTGCCTCCGGCTTCTTTTCCAACATCCTGCGCGAGCCGCTGGTCGGCCAGGAAGCCGTACTTCCGGTCTCCGAGGACGTCCGCCACTGGCACGCCTCGCCGCGCTCGGCCGTCGGCTTCCTGATCCACGGCGCGACCATCGACGTCGAAAAGGTCGGCCCGCGCCGCAACCTTTCCATGCCGGGCCTCAGCGCCACCGTCGGCGAACAGATCGAGGCTCTGCGCCGCGTCGCCGGCGAGAAGGCCGTGTCGCTCATCCGTCGCGAGCCCGACGAGATGATCATGCGCATGTGCGCCGGCTGGGCGCCCGGTTTCGAAGCCAAACGCGCCACCGAACTCGGTTTCACCGCGGAAAAATCCTTCGACGAGATCATTAAGGTCCACATCGAGGACGAACTGGGAGGCAAGCTCTGA
- a CDS encoding fumarylacetoacetate hydrolase family protein codes for MVSKRSLSAAAILPEDAAQAILVGRVWSKAVDGPCPVLLRDGRLLDLTTIAATVSFLFEQDGLVDRLKSATDLVDLGSLDDFLSGKAGELLAPIDLQAIKAAGVTFADSMLERVIEEQAKGDPSRAREIRERLAPVLGDSLRGLVAGSQQAAKVKALLQDMNLWSQYLEVGIGPDAEIFTKSQPMSSVGCGDTVGIHPISQWNNPEPEVVLAVRSDGTILGATLGNDVNLRDVEGRSALLLGKAKDNNASCSIGPFIRLFDANFTIDDLRRVRVTLLVKGEDGFEMTGESPMEAISRSPENLVSQLRNRNHQYPDGAVLFLGTMFAPVKDRRGVGQGFTHEVGDRVEISTPKLGRLVNWVDRCDACPEWTFGVGALMRNLAKRGLL; via the coding sequence TTGGTTTCCAAGCGTTCACTATCCGCAGCCGCAATTCTGCCGGAAGACGCAGCGCAGGCCATTCTGGTCGGGCGTGTGTGGTCGAAGGCCGTCGATGGCCCTTGCCCGGTACTGCTGCGCGACGGTCGCTTGCTTGACCTGACAACCATCGCCGCCACTGTTTCGTTTCTGTTCGAGCAGGATGGGTTGGTCGACAGGCTGAAATCCGCGACCGATCTCGTCGATCTCGGCTCTCTCGACGATTTCCTCTCCGGCAAGGCGGGCGAACTTCTGGCGCCGATCGACCTTCAGGCGATCAAGGCGGCCGGCGTCACCTTCGCCGACAGCATGCTCGAGCGGGTGATCGAGGAGCAGGCCAAGGGCGACCCCTCCCGGGCACGCGAAATCCGCGAACGGCTGGCGCCGGTGCTCGGCGACAGCTTGCGCGGTCTCGTGGCCGGTTCGCAGCAGGCGGCGAAGGTCAAGGCGCTGCTGCAGGACATGAATCTCTGGTCGCAGTACCTCGAAGTCGGAATCGGCCCCGACGCCGAGATCTTCACCAAGTCGCAGCCCATGTCGTCCGTCGGCTGTGGCGACACGGTCGGCATTCATCCGATCTCGCAGTGGAACAATCCCGAGCCCGAAGTCGTGCTTGCAGTTCGTTCTGACGGCACCATCCTCGGCGCCACTCTCGGCAACGACGTAAACCTTCGTGATGTCGAAGGCCGTTCCGCCTTGTTGCTCGGCAAGGCGAAGGACAACAATGCGTCCTGCTCGATCGGCCCGTTCATTCGCCTGTTTGACGCGAACTTCACCATCGACGACCTGCGCAGGGTTCGCGTCACGCTGCTGGTCAAGGGCGAGGACGGTTTCGAGATGACCGGCGAAAGCCCGATGGAAGCGATCAGCCGCAGCCCGGAAAACCTGGTGTCGCAACTGCGCAACCGCAATCACCAGTATCCCGATGGCGCGGTGCTGTTCCTCGGCACCATGTTCGCACCGGTGAAAGATCGCCGGGGCGTCGGACAGGGCTTCACGCATGAAGTGGGCGACCGGGTGGAAATATCGACGCCGAAGCTCGGACGTCTGGTGAACTGGGTTGATCGCTGTGACGCTTGCCCGGAATGGACCTTCGGGGTCGGCGCCCTCATGCGAAACCTCGCCAAGCGCGGCCTCTTGTAA
- a CDS encoding TRAP transporter large permease, which yields MTLLVFIASLVGAMAIGVPVAFALMFCGVVLMWFMGMFNSQIIAQNMIIGADTFTLLAIPFFVLAGELMNSGGLSKRIIEFAIACVGHIRGGLGIVAIMAAVIMASISGSAAADTAALAAILIPMMARAGYNVPRSAGLIASGGIIAPVIPPSMAFIVFGVSANVSITQLFMAGIVPGLLMGLSLILTWQFVVRKDNIQPLPKAPMSARLNATGRAAWALGMPVIILGGIKAGVVTPTEAAVIAAFYALFVGMFIYRELKPRDLPRVILQAAKTTAVIMFLVCAALVSAWLITAANIPTEITGYIEPLIDRPKLLMFAIMILVLIVGTALDLTPSILILTPVLMPIIKQAGIDPIYFGVMFVMNCCIGLITPPVGVVLNVVSGVGRVPLGKVTVGILPFLLAQTALLMLLVLFPELITVPAQWLR from the coding sequence ATGACTCTTCTCGTATTTATTGCCTCCCTCGTCGGAGCCATGGCGATCGGCGTGCCGGTTGCGTTCGCCCTGATGTTCTGTGGCGTCGTCCTCATGTGGTTCATGGGGATGTTCAACAGCCAGATCATCGCGCAGAACATGATCATCGGTGCCGACACCTTCACGCTGCTGGCCATCCCGTTCTTCGTTCTGGCCGGCGAGTTGATGAACTCGGGCGGCCTGTCCAAGCGCATCATCGAGTTCGCGATCGCCTGCGTCGGTCACATTCGTGGCGGTCTCGGCATCGTGGCGATCATGGCTGCCGTCATCATGGCGAGTATTTCGGGTTCGGCCGCTGCCGACACCGCTGCCCTTGCCGCGATCCTGATCCCCATGATGGCGAGGGCCGGCTACAACGTGCCACGTTCCGCAGGGCTGATCGCGTCCGGCGGCATCATCGCCCCGGTCATCCCGCCATCCATGGCGTTCATCGTGTTCGGCGTGTCGGCCAACGTATCTATCACCCAGCTCTTCATGGCGGGCATCGTGCCTGGCCTGCTGATGGGCCTGTCGTTGATCCTTACCTGGCAGTTCGTCGTGCGCAAGGACAACATCCAGCCGCTGCCGAAGGCTCCGATGTCCGCGCGCCTCAACGCGACCGGGCGCGCCGCCTGGGCACTCGGCATGCCGGTGATCATTCTCGGCGGCATCAAGGCCGGGGTCGTGACGCCGACCGAAGCTGCCGTGATCGCTGCCTTCTATGCCCTTTTCGTCGGCATGTTCATCTACCGCGAGCTGAAGCCGCGCGACTTGCCGCGGGTCATCCTGCAGGCTGCCAAGACGACTGCGGTCATCATGTTCCTGGTCTGCGCGGCGCTCGTCTCCGCATGGCTTATCACGGCCGCGAACATTCCGACCGAGATCACGGGCTATATCGAACCGCTGATCGACCGCCCGAAGCTCCTGATGTTCGCGATCATGATCCTGGTCCTGATCGTCGGCACCGCTCTCGACCTGACGCCGTCGATCCTGATCCTCACGCCCGTCCTCATGCCGATCATCAAGCAGGCGGGCATCGATCCGATCTACTTCGGCGTGATGTTCGTTATGAACTGCTGCATCGGCCTGATCACCCCGCCGGTGGGCGTCGTTCTGAACGTCGTGAGCGGCGTCGGTCGGGTCCCGCTCGGAAAAGTCACGGTCGGCATCCTGCCCTTCCTGCTCGCCCAGACGGCTCTACTGATGCTGCTCGTGCTGTTCCCTGAACTCATCACCGTGCCCGCCCAGTGGCTGCGGTGA
- a CDS encoding TRAP transporter substrate-binding protein, producing the protein MRKLLLATTAIAFACTASAPAFAEFNDRNIRVSNGINADHPVGNGIEAMQKCLDEKSGGKLKLTAFWGGALGGDLQATQALRSGVQEAVVTSSSPLVGIEPALGVFDLPFLFANAEEAYKVLDGKFGEMMNEKLAAVGLVNLAYWENGFRNLSNSVRPVAKWEDFEGLKVRVMQNNIFLDTFQNLGANATPMAFGEVFSALETKTIDAQENPYVTIDTSKFFEVQKYITETNHAYTPFLFLFSKAIFDTYTPEEQAALRECAVVGRDVERQVIAELNKKSLEKIKAAGLEVNVLSPEEQTRIREKSMVVYQKHMDEIGAEIVDAVLAELAEIRK; encoded by the coding sequence ATGAGAAAACTTCTACTCGCCACGACCGCCATTGCATTCGCCTGCACGGCTTCGGCTCCGGCGTTCGCCGAATTCAACGACCGCAACATCCGCGTGTCGAACGGCATCAACGCCGACCACCCGGTCGGCAACGGTATCGAAGCGATGCAGAAGTGCCTGGACGAAAAGTCCGGCGGCAAGCTCAAGCTGACCGCGTTCTGGGGCGGTGCTCTCGGCGGCGACTTGCAGGCCACCCAGGCGCTCCGTTCGGGCGTTCAGGAAGCTGTCGTGACCTCGTCGTCGCCGCTCGTCGGCATCGAGCCGGCTCTCGGCGTCTTCGACCTGCCGTTCCTCTTCGCCAATGCCGAGGAAGCCTACAAGGTTCTCGACGGCAAGTTCGGCGAGATGATGAACGAGAAGCTGGCAGCCGTCGGCTTGGTCAACCTCGCTTACTGGGAAAACGGTTTCCGTAACCTGTCGAACTCCGTTCGTCCGGTCGCGAAGTGGGAAGACTTCGAGGGCCTGAAGGTCCGCGTCATGCAGAACAATATCTTCCTCGACACCTTCCAGAACCTCGGTGCGAACGCCACGCCGATGGCCTTCGGCGAGGTGTTCTCGGCTCTCGAAACCAAAACGATCGACGCCCAGGAAAACCCGTATGTGACGATCGACACCTCGAAGTTCTTCGAAGTGCAGAAGTACATCACCGAGACCAACCACGCCTACACGCCGTTCCTCTTCCTGTTCTCGAAGGCGATCTTCGACACTTACACCCCGGAAGAGCAGGCAGCCCTTCGTGAATGCGCCGTCGTCGGCCGCGACGTCGAGCGTCAGGTCATCGCTGAGCTGAACAAGAAGTCGCTGGAGAAGATCAAGGCTGCCGGTCTCGAAGTGAACGTCCTGTCTCCGGAAGAACAGACCCGCATCCGCGAGAAGTCGATGGTTGTTTACCAAAAGCACATGGACGAGATCGGTGCTGAGATCGTGGACGCAGTCCTTGCCGAACTCGCCGAGATCCGCAAGTAA
- a CDS encoding NAD(P)-dependent oxidoreductase translates to MTADKKNASRCIAFLGTGLMGAPMARRLLKAGFPVTVWNRDAAKAAALAVDGARLAATAADAARDADIVFTMLSDGNAVGEVLFEGGVAEVLKVGAIVVDSSSIAPPIARDHAARLAELGVAHVDAPVSGGVAGAEAGTLAIMAGGTAEVIADLRDVFAALGRVTHVGPAGAGQICKLANQQIVAITIGAVAEAMILVEAGGADRGRFRDAIRGGFAESRILDLHGARMVNRTFAPGGPSRLQLKDLDAVAAMADLLDLELPLTAMVRSEFRDFVSDGGGEKDHSALLLHLEKVNGSEREEDR, encoded by the coding sequence ATGACCGCTGACAAAAAGAATGCGTCCCGGTGCATTGCCTTTCTCGGCACCGGGCTCATGGGCGCGCCGATGGCGCGCCGCCTGCTGAAGGCAGGTTTTCCCGTCACGGTCTGGAACCGTGACGCCGCCAAAGCCGCAGCCCTGGCGGTCGACGGCGCACGCCTCGCCGCCACGGCCGCGGACGCTGCACGTGATGCCGACATCGTCTTCACCATGCTGAGCGACGGAAACGCGGTCGGCGAGGTTCTGTTCGAAGGCGGCGTCGCCGAAGTCCTGAAGGTCGGCGCGATCGTCGTCGATTCCTCGTCGATCGCCCCGCCGATCGCCCGCGATCACGCAGCCCGCCTCGCTGAGCTCGGCGTCGCCCACGTCGATGCCCCGGTTTCCGGTGGCGTCGCCGGCGCCGAAGCCGGGACACTCGCCATTATGGCCGGCGGCACGGCCGAGGTTATTGCTGACCTTAGGGACGTCTTCGCCGCGCTTGGCCGCGTCACCCATGTCGGCCCCGCTGGCGCCGGCCAGATCTGCAAGCTGGCCAACCAGCAGATCGTCGCCATCACGATCGGCGCGGTTGCCGAGGCGATGATCCTCGTGGAAGCCGGCGGCGCGGATCGCGGCAGGTTCCGCGACGCCATTCGCGGCGGCTTCGCCGAGAGCCGGATTCTTGACCTGCACGGCGCCCGCATGGTGAACCGCACCTTTGCCCCCGGCGGTCCCTCTCGGCTACAACTGAAGGACCTGGATGCGGTTGCCGCCATGGCCGATCTCCTGGATCTGGAATTGCCGTTGACGGCCATGGTGCGGAGCGAATTCCGTGACTTCGTCTCCGATGGCGGCGGCGAAAAGGATCACAGCGCGCTTCTGTTGCATCTGGAGAAGGTCAACGGGAGCGAACGGGAGGAGGATCGATGA
- a CDS encoding FAD-binding oxidoreductase, translated as MNVSIQSYHQKFVDALGADLVLLGEEVERYCRDWHGDVTTGAIAVLRPRSTEDVSKAVRVCAELGVAIVPQGGNTGLVLGATPDAPESQVVLSLERMNAIRRIDADDFSAVVEAGAILSEFKDKVEEAGMFFPLALGAQGSCRIGGNVSTNAGGINVLRYGMTRELVLGLEVVLPDGSVFEGLSTLRKDNRGIDLKQLFIGAEGTLGIITAVAVKLMPMPDQVATALLGLNALDDVIALYRRARRDCCDLLSAFEFMPPLAFTLAREAMPDLAMPMSDDHPAYALLEISGSGLVNVSDLMERFLEGVMGDGLVVDGVVATSKAQSRNLWLFREGMNEGQAKRGPHLRTDVSVPLSRVADFVRDAQKAVYDALPDCVCVSYGHVGDGNVHLNVLPPGDLPRSEIDARIYKAKKIINEVLDSYHGSISAEHGIGRLKRSDFDTRLSEVRRKLLAAVKTAIDPDLWMNPGCQLSFARD; from the coding sequence GTGAACGTGAGTATCCAGTCATATCATCAGAAATTCGTGGACGCCCTCGGGGCGGACCTGGTTCTCCTCGGTGAAGAAGTGGAGCGCTATTGTCGTGACTGGCACGGCGACGTGACCACCGGAGCGATTGCGGTCCTTCGTCCGCGCTCCACCGAGGATGTCTCGAAGGCGGTGCGCGTCTGCGCCGAACTGGGTGTCGCGATCGTGCCGCAGGGCGGCAACACCGGCCTCGTGCTGGGTGCTACGCCGGATGCGCCGGAAAGTCAGGTCGTGCTCAGCCTCGAGCGCATGAATGCCATCCGCCGGATTGACGCCGACGACTTTTCGGCCGTCGTTGAGGCGGGCGCTATCCTGTCCGAATTCAAGGACAAGGTCGAGGAAGCTGGAATGTTCTTCCCGCTCGCGCTCGGCGCGCAGGGGTCCTGCCGAATCGGCGGCAATGTCTCCACCAATGCCGGCGGCATCAATGTCCTGCGCTACGGCATGACGCGCGAACTGGTGCTGGGGCTGGAGGTCGTTTTGCCCGACGGTTCGGTTTTCGAAGGGTTGTCGACGCTGCGCAAGGACAATCGCGGCATTGATCTAAAGCAGTTGTTCATCGGAGCCGAAGGTACGCTCGGAATTATCACGGCGGTCGCGGTGAAGCTGATGCCGATGCCGGATCAGGTGGCCACCGCCCTTCTGGGATTGAATGCGCTCGACGACGTGATCGCGCTCTACCGCCGTGCCCGTCGCGATTGCTGCGACCTTCTGTCAGCCTTCGAGTTCATGCCGCCGCTCGCCTTCACCCTGGCGCGCGAGGCGATGCCGGACCTCGCCATGCCGATGTCGGACGACCACCCGGCCTATGCGCTGCTCGAAATCTCGGGCTCGGGGCTGGTCAACGTTTCGGATCTGATGGAACGGTTCCTCGAAGGTGTCATGGGCGACGGTCTCGTGGTCGATGGGGTGGTCGCCACGTCCAAGGCGCAGTCGCGCAATCTCTGGCTTTTCCGCGAGGGCATGAACGAGGGGCAGGCCAAGCGCGGTCCGCACTTGCGCACCGACGTTTCTGTTCCGCTGTCGCGGGTCGCCGATTTCGTGCGCGATGCGCAGAAGGCCGTCTACGACGCACTTCCGGACTGCGTTTGCGTCTCCTACGGCCATGTCGGCGACGGCAACGTGCACCTGAACGTGCTGCCACCGGGCGACCTGCCGCGCAGTGAAATCGATGCGCGAATCTACAAGGCGAAGAAGATCATCAATGAAGTGCTCGACAGCTATCACGGCTCGATCAGCGCCGAGCATGGCATCGGTCGCTTGAAGAGGTCAGACTTCGACACGCGTCTGTCCGAGGTTCGACGCAAGCTGCTGGCCGCAGTGAAGACGGCGATCGATCCGGATCTTTGGATGAACCCCGGTTGCCAATTGAGTTTCGCGAGGGATTGA
- a CDS encoding FadR/GntR family transcriptional regulator: MEFGHIRRSEHLPARIASQIARDITEGRMRPGEKLPTEHFLAKALGVSRTVVREAIAQLRNEGLVETRQGVGAFVTESHARQIRIEQDDLADRQSFRDLFQLRVPLEIEAAGLAALHHTADDLARIDEALASMSGGEKWTAEGIVADLAFHRAIAAATGNEYFSVFIGFIAERISLAISAARSTAVLEEIVEVTIEEHVVLRDAIASRDPKRAREAMKMHLLGAARRLDLTLEAY, encoded by the coding sequence ATGGAATTCGGACATATCAGGCGAAGTGAACATCTGCCGGCACGCATTGCCAGTCAGATTGCGCGCGACATCACCGAAGGCCGGATGCGTCCGGGCGAAAAGCTGCCGACCGAACACTTTCTGGCCAAGGCGCTGGGCGTGAGCCGGACCGTGGTGCGCGAGGCGATTGCCCAGCTGCGCAACGAGGGACTGGTCGAGACGCGCCAGGGTGTCGGTGCCTTCGTCACCGAGTCCCACGCACGGCAAATCCGCATCGAGCAGGATGACCTGGCCGACCGCCAAAGTTTCCGCGATCTCTTTCAGTTGCGTGTGCCGCTGGAGATCGAGGCCGCGGGCTTGGCCGCGCTGCACCATACGGCCGACGATCTTGCGCGTATCGACGAGGCGCTCGCCAGTATGAGCGGCGGGGAAAAGTGGACGGCGGAAGGCATAGTCGCCGACCTTGCGTTTCACCGCGCGATCGCTGCCGCCACCGGAAACGAGTACTTCTCGGTCTTCATCGGGTTCATCGCGGAGCGCATCAGCCTGGCGATCAGTGCGGCGCGGTCGACCGCGGTTCTTGAGGAGATCGTCGAGGTGACGATAGAGGAGCATGTCGTCTTGCGCGATGCCATTGCCAGCCGGGATCCGAAGCGGGCGAGGGAGGCGATGAAGATGCACCTGTTGGGGGCGGCGAGGCGGCTCGACCTGACGCTCGAGGCCTATTGA